A window of Kangiella sp. TOML190 genomic DNA:
ATTAAAAACAACCCTAACAGTCGCCGCTTAATGGTGGTGGCCTACAATCCTGGGGTGGCCGATGAAATGGCGCTGCCGCCTTGCCATTCTTTATTCCAGTTTTATGTGGCGAATGGCAAGCTTTCTTGTCAGCTGTATCAGCGCAGCGCTGATATTTTCTTAGGCGTGCCTTTTAATATTGCTTCTTATGCCTTGTTAACGCACATGATGGCGGAGCAGGCGGGATTGGATGTGGGTGAGTTTATTTGGTCAGGTGGCGACGTCCATTTGTACAGTAACCATTTTGAGCAAGCTCAAGAGCAGCTGTCGCGAGAAACTTTGCCTTTACCTAAACTGGAAATAAAGCGTAAGCCCGATTCCTTGTTCGATTACCAATTTGAAGATTTCGAGATTGTTGGCTATGAGTCTCATCCGCACATTAAAGCGCCTGTGGCCGTTTAGCTCAGCCCTGAGCGAACAGCAGCTAAAGAGCAAGGAACGAAAAAACATGCCTAAAATTAGCTTAATCGTGGCTATGGCCAGCAATCGTGTAATTGGCAAAGGCAATCAAATGCCTTGGCATTTACCTGCCGATCTAAAACACTTTAAGGCAGTAACTATGGGTAAGCCAGTGGTAATGGGGCGTAAAACCCATGAATCGATTGGCATGGTTTTGCCTGGGCGTAAAAATATTATTATAAGTCGCGATGCAAATTACGCTTCCAATTTTTATAACGACCAATGCCTAACGGTTACCAGTCTCGAACAAGGACTAGAAGCGGCTAAAGTTGCGGTTGGCGAAGCTAATGAAATCATGATTATCGGTGGCGCCAATATTTACCAACAAATGATCGAGCAAGCCGACAAGCTCTATTTAACTTTTATTGATCTAGACACCGAAGGCGATGCGCACTTCCCGGACTGGACGCACTTAGAGTGGCAAGAAGTTTCTCGAGAAGAATATAAAGCTGATGAAAAAAATCCTTTTAACTATCAGTTTGTAACCTTAGAAAGAAAATAACATTGCTTACAAATTATTTTAGTCTTTACTGAAAAGGGGGTTGGCAAAGAGATGCAAAGGGTTGAACTTAAAGTTTTTCCGCATGCACTAAATATCGTAATGGTCCGCCTGTTTCGAGCATATTAAAAGGATAGCAGGTAACAAGCGTTAATTGATTAGCACCTCTATCCAACATCGAATCTTGCTCGATATTATGAATTTCAGTGGCGGTGATTTGATAGCGATTTTTCTTTCCTTGCTTATCTTGCAATACAATTTCTTGATCAATGATTAGGTGTTGTAAAAACTCAAAATGAGTATCCCGATGGCCGCCAATAATAGTGTAGCCGTTTTTTTCTGGCGAATCGCTAGAGAGCAACAACCCTGGTCCGAAAGCAAGATTACGTCCTGAAGCGCCGGACAAAACGATCTGTTCGATTTGTTGACTGGGTACTAAGAGTTTAGCTATCGGATAGGTATCCGCCCATGACCAAGGTTTGTGGGGTTTGTCATAATCTAAGGTTTTTTGCCACGCGCTTTGCAGCAAATATTGAGCAAATATGGCTTTGCTTTTGATATAGGCGGCTTGACCAAAAGCGGCTAAGCTAATGGTCAGGAGAATAAAAAACACAGCGTATTTTTTTTGGAAAAATTTCATGCAGTTTTCCCTTGAGCTTGTTGCAAGCCTTGTTTGATAAGAGTGCAAGGATGTGGCGTGCGAAATAGCCAAACTAACCAGTAGACTAAAGCCAATAGTAAGCTCAAGGCGCCAATTGCTAGGCTGATATTGGCAAGCGTACCGCCTTGCGGATAGCCGTGTGTTTTTTGATTAGGTTTTTGCCAACCCGCGGCAAGGCGATTTTTCATTTGAATTTGTTTAAGTTTTTCCGCGACATCATGTGGCGTTTTATCCACTGCTACTAGACTGGTGTAGTCGCTGACCAGATGAAAGTCTAGAGCAGTATTTAGGATTTGCTGTTTAATGGTATCGCTTTGTTGATAGTCATAAACCATTTCATTTTTTAGCGAAGCGATCTTCATGCGTGCCCACAGTTTGGCAACGCCTGCGTTGTTACTTTTAGTACTCTTGGGCAAGCTCGATTGCCATTGTCTGCCTGAAGTTTCGCCGCTAAGCTCCATCGTGAAATTAGTGCCCACGGGCGTACGATAGCTGGCATAAAGCGGTTCGCCTAAATACAAGTCACGCAGATATTTAGGTTGTAATTCGATATCTTGTAACACGCCTTGATTCAGCGAAAGGTTACTCAATACCGGATAACGCAGCTTGCTAAACAATTTTTGCAGTTGCTGTTCGACTTTGCTGATACTACTGATATAGGTAAAGGTGCCGCGGCCATATTCAGCGGCTTTGCTCATAAAGTAACTGTTAGGAGCCGCGCCAATGCCAATGGTGAATAGGCGGTTATTGCCCAATCGATTATGAATCAATGAAAAAACCTGCTGCTCATTACCAATACTGCCGTCGGTCAGGAAAATAATCTGGCGCAACTTTTCGCTGTTAGGTTTGGTTAGTGCTAGATCGACCGCTTTAGCAATCTCAGTACCACCTTCTGGTTGCAAGCTATTGATGAAAGTGAGCGCGTCTTGCACTGATTGATCGCTAAATTCTTGCGCCTGTGAAAATAATTTTCTGGCGTTACTATCAAAATCAATAATGTTAAAACTGTCGCCCGGATTGAGCTGGCGTAGCGCAAACTCTAAGCCGGCTTTGGCTTGTTGCATCGATTGGCCAGACATAGAGCCGGAAGAGTCCACCACAAAAATCATTTCTCGCGGCTGAATGTTTTCGGTGAGTAACTGTTGTGCCGGCGGTACTAACACTAAAAGATGATATTGATAGTCAGCTAAAGTTTCTGTGAGTAGTGTTGCTTGTGGTTCTTGTCCTAACTTAGGTTGCCATTTCAGAATAAAATCGCGCTCAGCCTGTATGCTATTATCAAGCTTAATTTGTAGCTGATTGGATTTTTGTTCGGTTTTAATCGAATGGTGTGGGCTATCAAGTTTTGCTAACTCGAAGCCAGCATTAAGGTTAATGGTAAAGTTAACTGGCCGATCCGGTGGGTTGCCCATATTAAATTGTGAGACTTGAGGCGAAAGCGGTTGCGAGCCTGCTATGTTAGTTTTTAATGGCGATTCAGGATCAATTGATCGATTAGTTACAGTAGCTTGCTGGGGTTGATAGCGCGGAGTGATCCCTAGCGGTATCTTGAAGCTAAATTCGGTGTCGTCAATATGGATCAATTGCTGAAATTCGATGTGAATTTTAATGGTTTCATAAGGTGCAATATTGGCGAGTTTGGTAGTAAACAGGTTTGGCCTTTCTTGGCGTACCAAACTGGCCTTTTTACCTTCTAATTTTGCTTTTTGGTAAGTCGCCTCAGCTTGCTGTTTTTCTTGAATTTCACCTTCAATAACTTGCTCACCAATAATCATTTTTAACGTATCCACCACTGCATTTTCCGGCAAAGGAAACTTATAAACGCCCTCTAACCATTCGCCAGTTTGATTGGAAAAGGTTTGGATTACTTGGGTGCGCGCTACGACTCCATTAATCTCTACCGAGATATCGGTAGATAGGGGTAGCTGTTCCTGTTGGTAACCGCTTTCAAGCGAGCGATAAGAAATTTGCGAATAGTCGTCCTTGTCATGGCGGCTTTTGCCTAAGGCGAAAAGGCTTGGTATAAAACAAAGGTTGAGTAGTAAGGCGGTGAAAAAGGTTTTCATAACTGCTCCTAGCGATCTAATCAGATGCAGTTATTACAACCTATGATCTAAGCATTTTACGGCTTAGAAACTGGAGCATTATGCCAAATTATGACGAAAAAAAGGCACTGCTAAATACAGCGCCTATTTACACAGGAAATGTATTGGTGGATTAGTCCGCTAGATAATATTCTAAGGTCGAAACGATACGAATTTTTTTAATATGGGGCGTATTAGAATCGCGATCGCTAATGCTAAATTGCCCTTGGCGCGCTTTGCGCAACTTGCCTAGAGTGCTGTTTGAATCTTGGGCAAATTTTTGTGCCACTTGGCGCGCATTATTAGTCGCCTGCTCAATCATTTTGGGTTTTAAATCGTTAAGCTTTGTGAATATAAACTCAACCCGCGCTTGATAGTCATTACCAGCAATCACAATGCCTTTTGAGGTTAGATCTAATAATTTTTTTCTGGCATTCACCACCTTGTCGACACTCTTGGTGTAAACGTTGATGGTGGCAGTTGCGGTGTAACGGAAGCCCTGTTGCGCGCCACCATATTGTTGCGCTTGCTTATCGACGATAGTCGGGGCGCCAGTAGTGATTTCTTCTTTGCTAAAACCTTGCGCTAGCAGAAAGTCCTGAATGATGTTGCTTTGTTGCTTTAAAGTTTGATGAAGATCGCTGAGTTGATTGCTGCCGCTGCTAAAGCGGATTGGGAAAATCGCGGTGTCGGCCACAACTTCTTGCTCTGCTAAACCTTTGGCGGTTACGGTGCGCTCCATCTGTTTAAAATCGATCAAGGCTTTTGCCAATAAAAAGCCTGCTACGACTAGGCCAAGGCCTATAAAAAATCCGCCAAGTGGTGATAATTTATTGCTCATTACTGCTATTCCATAGATTTAAAATCGCGATGATAACAAAAGAATGTGGCGAAATTATGGAATTAGTCGCGCTTACTAGCAGATTGCAATAAATTTTACCTTTGCCTTGTTGTTAACCGTTATGCGGTTGCCAATTGGCGGGAGTCGTCTTTAGAGACAATCACCGCACCAAACGGCCATATTCCGAGTTTGACCATTTTGAAATGTTGTAGTCCAAACGGAATACCGATGATGGTCAGGCAAAGGAATAGCCCCCAGAAAAGGTGGTTGATGACCACAAAAACACCACCAAAGATCAGCCAAACAATATTAAGCAATACATTGATCACACCGCTCATGGGTTGCTGGCCGCTCATACGAGTTTCTTGGCCGAATGGGAAGATGGAAAAGATCGCGAGTTTGAAACATTGCACTCCCCAAGGAATGCCAACGATGGTAAAACACAGGGCGATGCCGCCAGCGATATAGCCGAAAAATATAAAAATACCGCCGAACAGTAACCATATGATGTTAAGTAGTAGTGACAATTAAAGTCTCCATTTGCTTGCTTATCTTTAGTCTAGACTGAAATCAAAGCAAGTCGCTACTAATAAAACGCAACAAAATCCGCTAAACTGTTAGCAGATGTAACAATAGAAAAAGCAATAAATTCAGCGAGTTAGGCATGATTAAACGAATGGCGATGGTTGGCGGTACGCACGGTAATGAATTTACTGGCATCTATTTACTCGACAAACTGCAAAACCAATTGCAACTAACGGCTGTGACGATTGACTATGTGCTGGCCAATCCCAAAGCGTATCAAGCAGTAAAGCGGTATTTGGATCGAGACTTAAATCGTTGCTTCAAACTTAGCGATCTGGCTGATCATAAGCTTTCTGGTTATGAAAATCTGCGCGCCAAAGAAATCAACCAACAATTAGGACCCAAAGGAAACAGTAAGACAGATTTTATTGTGGATTTGCATACCTCGACCGCGCCGATGGGGATTAATTTGGTGCTCACTAAAATTGATGAGTTTCATTTGAGATTGGTGGATTTTGTGCAACAGCGACTCGAAGGCGTAATCATTACTTGGGAAGATATTGCCGATCACCACTTTTTGATGAGCATTGCTGAAAAGCATCTTTTGGTGGAGGTGGGCGCAACGCCGCAAGGGGTCTTAAGGCAAGATGTGTTTGATAAAACGGAAGCCGCGGTTGGCTTTATTATAGAATTTATTGAGCTATACAATTCGCATGAATTACCTAAGCCATCAGCGTCGGTAGATATTTACAAATATTTTGACGTAGCCTATTTGCCGCAAAACGAACAAGGCGAAATTATCGGTATGGTACATCAAAACATCCAAGATCGAGATTTTGGCTTGCTGAAAACTGGCGAACCGATTTTTAAGCTATTTAGTGGAGAAGATGTTGTATATCAAGGCGAAGACTGTACGATCAGCTTTATCAACGAAGCCGCTTATTATGATGAAAAGAAAGCGTTTTCGATGTCGAGGAAAGTAAGTATAGAGTTGTAACTAAAACCAAGTGCTGTTTTGAGTGTACTTCTGGTGTACCTAGACATAAAAAAGCCTGACTCTTTCGAATCAGGCTTTGTGAATAATGGTGGCTCGGGGCAGAATTGAACTGCCGACACAAGGATTTTCAATCCTCCGCTCTACCAACTGAGCTACCAAGCCAATGGACGCGTATTAAACCGATTGTGAGGCTTTTAGTCAAGCCCCTTTTTGCCAAAAACACAAAATTATTGGCGGATTTTCTAGCTCGGACTCTGGTCGTTAGGGGTATAGCCTTCAGGCTTTTCATAATCCCCACCAAATAGGAATAATTCCATCTGTTCCGCGAGGTATTGTTGCGCTTTGGGATCGATCAAACTCAGGCGTTTTTCGTTGATCATCATGGTTTGATGGTTAAGCCAGAGCATCCAAGCTTCTTGCGAAATTTCTTTCATAATACGCTCGCCGAGCTCGCCGGGATAGGGCTGAAAGCTTAGCGCTGGGGCTTCCTTTTGGAGTTTGGTACAAAAAACGGTGTCGGTCATGTTATTCGAGAGTCTGTTTTAGCTGTTTGAGTAAATTGGTTACTGGTGTCGGCAACCCAATCGCTAGTTCTTCCAACGGTTCGGTTAGCGAATACCAGTCACTGGAATCGGCCTCCATAATACTCATATTAGGCTCTTGTTGCATTGTTTTTTCGATTGTTTTGTTCATCAATAGAGGGGTGATATGCAGATCATAATGGCTAAATTTATGCAAAATTTCTGGCAATCGTCGCGCACTGCTGTAGTTCTGCTTTACCGCTTCAGTCCTTTCAACTTCCGGCAGGGACCAGAGCCCGCCCCAAATACCCGAGGGCGGTCTTTTTTGTAATAAAATCCGTTGTTTATCGAGATAAATTAACCAATAAACACTTTTAGCAGGGCGTGCTTTTTTGGGCTTTTTATGTGGCAGTTCGGAAACGCGATCTTGCTGAAAAGCAAGGCAATGTGCGGTTAAGGGGCACTCTTGGCATAACGGCTTGCTACGTTTGCACACCAGCGCCCCCAAATCCATCATGGCTTGATTGTAGCCAGCTGTTTCTTGATTCGGGGTCAATTTTTCCGATAATTCCCACAGTTGGTTTAGTACTGTAGTTTGTCCATACCAACCTTCGATGGCGAAGCAGCGCGCTAGCACTCGCTTGACGTTGCCATCTAAAATTGCGCTTGGCTTGTTAAAAGCAAAAGCCGCGATAGCGCCTGCGGTGGAGCGGCCAATCCCAGGTAGGCTTTCTAGCTCGGCTTGGTTTTCCGGAAACTGACCAGCAAATTCATCCCGAATCATTTTTGCCGCTTTGTGCAAATTGCGAGCTCGGCTGTAATAACCGAGCCCGCTCCATAAATGCAAAACCTGATCTTGTTCGGCATTGGCCAAATCTAACACGCTAGGAAAGGCTTGGAGGAATTTTTGATAATAAGGAATAACCGTTTTGACTTGGGTTTGCTGCAGCATAATTTCAGACAGCCAGATCCGATAGGGATCTTGAGTATTTTGCCAAGGCAAATCTTTTCGGCCACTTTGATGGTAGTAAGCAATTACTTTTTGTGCGAACTCTACTTCTGACCAAGCCCTTGTCATAGTTACTTTTTAGCGTAGAGCCTAACTAGAAGCCGTAGAGGATCGGCAGAATAATGCTCAGGCTGATCCACATTAAGATCACCAATGGCACCCCGACTTTAATAAAGTCAGAAAATTTATAGCCGCCGGCATTCATAACTAATAGGTTGGTTTTATAAGCCATTGGCGTGGCGAAGCTCATATTAGCGCCGAATAAAACTGCAATCACGAATGGCTCTGGCGGTAGGTTCAATTGGGTTGCAACGCTGATCGCAATAGGGGTGCCAATTACCGCCGCGGCATTATTGGAAACCACATTGGTCAAAAGCGCTAGCAGCAACATTAAACCACTAAGAATAATCATCGGTGGGGTGCCGTCAGTTGCCCAGACAAAGATTTCCGCAATATATTGAGCGCCATCGGTTTCGGTCATGGCGATACCCAACGCTAAACTGGATGCGACGATCAAGACCACTTGCGCTGACAGGGCATTCATCGCATCGCGCCAGCTAATGCAGTGGGTTAGGATCATCAAGAGTGCGCCAGCTAAAGCACTGATAGCAATGGGCAAAATGCCGACTGCGGCGAAGAATACGATCCCCAACATGATCCACAAGGCTCTTGGTGCGCGGTGGGAGCGGGGAAGATCGGTGGTGGCGTCGAGGATCAGGATTTCGCCTCGTTTTTTAAATTCGGCAATTTCTTTTTGCCCGCCTTGGATCAGCAGAACATCGCCTACGTGCAAGGTGACTTTGCCCAATCCTTTATTGTGCATATCAACCACTTTATCTGCACGATGTAAGGCGATAGCGACCAATCCATACTCGTTCATGAAACTTACGTCTTTGAGCGTTTTGCCCGCAAGCGGTGAACCTGGGGTTACTACCAGTTCCGAAAGCTGCTGATTTTCTGCGGTTAGCGGATGATCGTCATCCACCAAATGGCCTTGTTTGAAGAGTTTAGCGCCTAGAACTTGTTCATACTCTTTGAGTTTGTCGGGAGTATCAATCACCCTTAGTTTATCGCCAGCCTTTATTCTCGCATCAGGCATTGGAATAATGGTCGCGCCAGAACCACGCTGGATCCGTGCAACCTTCATCAAACCTTCGGT
This region includes:
- a CDS encoding thymidylate synthase, with the translated sequence MKQYLDMMRHVLDNGEDKGDRTGTGTRSVFGHQMRFDLQQGFPLVTTKKLHLRSIIYELLWFLNGDTNIKYLKDNGVRIWDEWADENGDLGPVYGEQWRSWKKPDGTTVDQISNVLEQIKNNPNSRRLMVVAYNPGVADEMALPPCHSLFQFYVANGKLSCQLYQRSADIFLGVPFNIASYALLTHMMAEQAGLDVGEFIWSGGDVHLYSNHFEQAQEQLSRETLPLPKLEIKRKPDSLFDYQFEDFEIVGYESHPHIKAPVAV
- the folA gene encoding type 3 dihydrofolate reductase → MPKISLIVAMASNRVIGKGNQMPWHLPADLKHFKAVTMGKPVVMGRKTHESIGMVLPGRKNIIISRDANYASNFYNDQCLTVTSLEQGLEAAKVAVGEANEIMIIGGANIYQQMIEQADKLYLTFIDLDTEGDAHFPDWTHLEWQEVSREEYKADEKNPFNYQFVTLERK
- a CDS encoding class GN sortase, whose product is MKFFQKKYAVFFILLTISLAAFGQAAYIKSKAIFAQYLLQSAWQKTLDYDKPHKPWSWADTYPIAKLLVPSQQIEQIVLSGASGRNLAFGPGLLLSSDSPEKNGYTIIGGHRDTHFEFLQHLIIDQEIVLQDKQGKKNRYQITATEIHNIEQDSMLDRGANQLTLVTCYPFNMLETGGPLRYLVHAEKL
- a CDS encoding marine proteobacterial sortase target protein encodes the protein MKTFFTALLLNLCFIPSLFALGKSRHDKDDYSQISYRSLESGYQQEQLPLSTDISVEINGVVARTQVIQTFSNQTGEWLEGVYKFPLPENAVVDTLKMIIGEQVIEGEIQEKQQAEATYQKAKLEGKKASLVRQERPNLFTTKLANIAPYETIKIHIEFQQLIHIDDTEFSFKIPLGITPRYQPQQATVTNRSIDPESPLKTNIAGSQPLSPQVSQFNMGNPPDRPVNFTINLNAGFELAKLDSPHHSIKTEQKSNQLQIKLDNSIQAERDFILKWQPKLGQEPQATLLTETLADYQYHLLVLVPPAQQLLTENIQPREMIFVVDSSGSMSGQSMQQAKAGLEFALRQLNPGDSFNIIDFDSNARKLFSQAQEFSDQSVQDALTFINSLQPEGGTEIAKAVDLALTKPNSEKLRQIIFLTDGSIGNEQQVFSLIHNRLGNNRLFTIGIGAAPNSYFMSKAAEYGRGTFTYISSISKVEQQLQKLFSKLRYPVLSNLSLNQGVLQDIELQPKYLRDLYLGEPLYASYRTPVGTNFTMELSGETSGRQWQSSLPKSTKSNNAGVAKLWARMKIASLKNEMVYDYQQSDTIKQQILNTALDFHLVSDYTSLVAVDKTPHDVAEKLKQIQMKNRLAAGWQKPNQKTHGYPQGGTLANISLAIGALSLLLALVYWLVWLFRTPHPCTLIKQGLQQAQGKTA
- a CDS encoding SIMPL domain-containing protein is translated as MSNKLSPLGGFFIGLGLVVAGFLLAKALIDFKQMERTVTAKGLAEQEVVADTAIFPIRFSSGSNQLSDLHQTLKQQSNIIQDFLLAQGFSKEEITTGAPTIVDKQAQQYGGAQQGFRYTATATINVYTKSVDKVVNARKKLLDLTSKGIVIAGNDYQARVEFIFTKLNDLKPKMIEQATNNARQVAQKFAQDSNSTLGKLRKARQGQFSISDRDSNTPHIKKIRIVSTLEYYLAD
- a CDS encoding YccF domain-containing protein; translation: MSLLLNIIWLLFGGIFIFFGYIAGGIALCFTIVGIPWGVQCFKLAIFSIFPFGQETRMSGQQPMSGVINVLLNIVWLIFGGVFVVINHLFWGLFLCLTIIGIPFGLQHFKMVKLGIWPFGAVIVSKDDSRQLATA
- a CDS encoding aspartoacylase, with the protein product MIKRMAMVGGTHGNEFTGIYLLDKLQNQLQLTAVTIDYVLANPKAYQAVKRYLDRDLNRCFKLSDLADHKLSGYENLRAKEINQQLGPKGNSKTDFIVDLHTSTAPMGINLVLTKIDEFHLRLVDFVQQRLEGVIITWEDIADHHFLMSIAEKHLLVEVGATPQGVLRQDVFDKTEAAVGFIIEFIELYNSHELPKPSASVDIYKYFDVAYLPQNEQGEIIGMVHQNIQDRDFGLLKTGEPIFKLFSGEDVVYQGEDCTISFINEAAYYDEKKAFSMSRKVSIEL
- a CDS encoding oxidative damage protection protein codes for the protein MTDTVFCTKLQKEAPALSFQPYPGELGERIMKEISQEAWMLWLNHQTMMINEKRLSLIDPKAQQYLAEQMELFLFGGDYEKPEGYTPNDQSPS
- the mutY gene encoding A/G-specific adenine glycosylase; its protein translation is MTRAWSEVEFAQKVIAYYHQSGRKDLPWQNTQDPYRIWLSEIMLQQTQVKTVIPYYQKFLQAFPSVLDLANAEQDQVLHLWSGLGYYSRARNLHKAAKMIRDEFAGQFPENQAELESLPGIGRSTAGAIAAFAFNKPSAILDGNVKRVLARCFAIEGWYGQTTVLNQLWELSEKLTPNQETAGYNQAMMDLGALVCKRSKPLCQECPLTAHCLAFQQDRVSELPHKKPKKARPAKSVYWLIYLDKQRILLQKRPPSGIWGGLWSLPEVERTEAVKQNYSSARRLPEILHKFSHYDLHITPLLMNKTIEKTMQQEPNMSIMEADSSDWYSLTEPLEELAIGLPTPVTNLLKQLKQTLE
- a CDS encoding SLC13 family permease, which produces MPFPELPNYHALFVLILTVIALFLFRRDDIPLETSCVIVLLLLTIGFTLAPFHNHNGHLEPMEFFTGFGHEALIAVCALMVAGQGLVRTGALEPIGRFLGRIWKASPLFSLLLTLLIAAILSAFVNNTPIVVLLLPILISVALRANTSPSSLLMPMGFATLIGGMATTIGTSTNLLVVSVAADLGLEKFGMFDFFLPASLAGIVAILYLWLIAPRIIPERQAIMKDTSPRVFTAQLHISESSWVNGKSLAEAINKTEGLMKVARIQRGSGATIIPMPDARIKAGDKLRVIDTPDKLKEYEQVLGAKLFKQGHLVDDDHPLTAENQQLSELVVTPGSPLAGKTLKDVSFMNEYGLVAIALHRADKVVDMHNKGLGKVTLHVGDVLLIQGGQKEIAEFKKRGEILILDATTDLPRSHRAPRALWIMLGIVFFAAVGILPIAISALAGALLMILTHCISWRDAMNALSAQVVLIVASSLALGIAMTETDGAQYIAEIFVWATDGTPPMIILSGLMLLLALLTNVVSNNAAAVIGTPIAISVATQLNLPPEPFVIAVLFGANMSFATPMAYKTNLLVMNAGGYKFSDFIKVGVPLVILMWISLSIILPILYGF